The following proteins come from a genomic window of Streptomyces sp. NBC_01716:
- a CDS encoding alkaline phosphatase PhoX, protein MSATRRQVLATGASVAGIAFTGAVSELFAGTAVAQEVGRSGYGPLVPDPDGLLDLPKGFRYRVLSRTGDALRSGEGEVPSNPDGMAAFAGRRGRVHLVRNHENRANGKIGVPTVDGLTYDPMGKGGCTALELDGRNHVLGERVAIAGTAVNCAGGPTPWGTWLTCEETEDKAGTNGYTKDHGFIFEVDGADPHRSGAVPLKAMGRFQHEAIAIDPREGVVYETEDAFDRPFGLFYRFLPDKPLGGHGSLRAGGTLEAMRVPGVPDLSVVQEPGTAFDRIEWVPVPDPQAKETPIRLQDFGKKGITHAQKLEGCYWGDRSVYFVSSFAKSAEGSAADHFGQVWKYEPHRRRLTLVVAFGPDTDIQLPGESPDNICLAPSGGLMVCEDGGGAQHVYGLTRGGELYEMARGAENIGTPEEPEWGEFAGVTFAPDGGTMYVNCYTPGTTFAITGPWR, encoded by the coding sequence ATGTCCGCAACACGACGTCAGGTTCTGGCCACCGGAGCATCGGTGGCGGGAATCGCATTCACCGGAGCGGTGTCGGAGTTGTTCGCCGGCACCGCTGTCGCACAGGAAGTGGGACGCAGCGGCTACGGCCCGCTCGTCCCCGACCCCGACGGCCTGCTGGATCTGCCGAAGGGTTTCCGTTACCGCGTCCTGTCCAGAACGGGCGACGCGCTCCGTTCGGGAGAGGGTGAAGTCCCCAGCAATCCCGACGGTATGGCCGCCTTCGCCGGCCGGCGAGGCCGCGTCCATCTGGTCCGTAACCACGAGAACCGCGCCAACGGCAAGATCGGCGTACCGACCGTCGACGGCCTGACCTACGACCCGATGGGCAAGGGCGGCTGTACGGCGCTCGAACTCGACGGGCGGAACCACGTACTCGGCGAACGCGTCGCCATCGCCGGTACCGCCGTCAACTGCGCGGGCGGGCCCACCCCTTGGGGCACCTGGCTGACCTGCGAGGAGACCGAGGACAAGGCCGGCACGAACGGTTACACCAAGGACCACGGCTTCATCTTCGAGGTCGACGGCGCCGATCCGCACCGCAGCGGAGCCGTACCGCTGAAGGCGATGGGCCGCTTCCAGCACGAGGCGATCGCGATCGACCCGCGTGAGGGCGTCGTGTACGAGACGGAGGACGCGTTCGACAGGCCCTTCGGGCTCTTCTACCGCTTCCTGCCCGACAAGCCCCTCGGCGGCCACGGCTCGCTGCGCGCGGGCGGCACGCTGGAGGCCATGCGCGTCCCCGGTGTACCCGACCTGTCGGTCGTCCAGGAGCCGGGCACGGCCTTCGACCGTATCGAGTGGGTACCGGTCCCGGACCCGCAGGCGAAGGAGACGCCCATCCGGCTCCAGGACTTCGGCAAGAAGGGCATCACCCACGCCCAGAAGCTGGAGGGCTGTTACTGGGGCGACCGGTCCGTCTACTTCGTGTCGAGCTTCGCGAAGAGCGCGGAGGGCTCGGCGGCCGACCACTTCGGACAGGTGTGGAAGTACGAGCCGCATCGGCGTCGGCTCACACTGGTGGTCGCCTTCGGCCCGGACACCGACATCCAACTGCCCGGCGAATCCCCGGACAACATCTGCCTCGCGCCCAGCGGCGGCCTGATGGTGTGTGAGGACGGCGGTGGCGCGCAGCATGTGTACGGGCTGACGCGCGGCGGCGAGCTCTACGAGATGGCGCGCGGGGCGGAGAACATCGGGACGCCCGAGGAGCCGGAGTGGGGTGAGTTCGCGGGAGTCACGTTCGCACCGGACGGCGGGACGATGTATGTGAACTGCTACACCCCGGGTACGACGTTCGCGATCACGGGACCCTGGCGCTAG
- a CDS encoding OsmC family protein, producing MATTRQAHTVWEGDLLKGSGVVTFDSSGIADQPVSWASRAEQANGKTSPEELIAAAHSSCFSMALSNGLAKAGTPPTKLNTQADVTLVPGTGITGIHITVQGEVEGIDEADFVKAAEDAKANCPVSQALAGTSITLTASLA from the coding sequence ATGGCTACCACGCGCCAGGCACACACCGTCTGGGAAGGCGACCTCCTCAAGGGCAGTGGCGTCGTCACCTTCGACTCCTCCGGCATCGCCGACCAGCCGGTTTCCTGGGCCTCCCGCGCCGAGCAGGCGAACGGCAAGACCAGCCCGGAGGAGCTGATCGCCGCCGCTCACTCCAGCTGCTTCTCGATGGCCCTGTCCAACGGTCTCGCCAAGGCCGGCACCCCGCCGACCAAGCTGAACACCCAGGCCGACGTCACGCTGGTGCCCGGCACCGGCATCACCGGCATCCACATCACCGTGCAGGGTGAGGTCGAGGGGATCGACGAGGCGGACTTCGTCAAGGCCGCCGAGGACGCGAAGGCCAACTGCCCGGTCAGCCAGGCGCTCGCGGGCACGAGCATCACGCTCACCGCTTCGCTCGCCTGA
- the zapE gene encoding cell division protein ZapE, whose protein sequence is MSASSAKPVSAAPVSGPVSLCAREPRVDAGRLVAEMVPPPRFDSVRFATYVPDPGRPGQAEAVTVLSAFAAGLGHGRGQEGKRRWFGRRPQAATGPRGVYLDGGYGVGKTHLLASLWHAAPAAPEEKAFGTFVELTNLVGALGFQQTVRTLGGHRLLCIDEFELDDPGDTVLVSTLLSRLVEAGVALAATSNTLPGKLGEGRFAAADFMREIQGLSARFRPLRIDGDDYRHRGLPEAPAPLTTEQVTRAAHATARSTGAGTASLDDFPSLLAHLATVHPSRYGALTEGLRVACFTDVGPVPDQSTALRLVVLADRLYDREIPVLASGLPFDRLFGEEMLNGGYRKKYFRAISRLTALARDAKNVIAE, encoded by the coding sequence GTGTCAGCCTCCTCCGCCAAACCGGTGTCCGCCGCTCCCGTGAGCGGGCCGGTCTCGCTGTGTGCGCGGGAGCCGCGGGTCGATGCCGGGCGGCTGGTCGCCGAGATGGTGCCGCCGCCGCGCTTCGACTCCGTGCGGTTCGCGACGTACGTCCCCGACCCGGGCCGGCCCGGCCAGGCCGAGGCCGTCACCGTCCTGAGCGCGTTCGCCGCCGGACTCGGTCACGGCAGGGGCCAGGAGGGCAAGCGGCGCTGGTTCGGCCGGAGGCCCCAGGCAGCCACCGGCCCCCGCGGTGTGTACCTCGACGGCGGTTACGGCGTCGGCAAGACCCACCTCCTCGCCTCCCTCTGGCACGCCGCCCCGGCCGCCCCCGAGGAGAAGGCGTTCGGCACCTTCGTGGAGCTGACGAACCTCGTCGGCGCGCTCGGTTTCCAGCAGACCGTACGGACCCTCGGCGGCCACCGGCTGCTCTGCATCGACGAGTTCGAGCTGGACGACCCGGGCGACACCGTCCTCGTATCGACCCTGCTGAGCCGACTCGTCGAAGCGGGCGTGGCGCTCGCCGCCACCTCCAACACCCTGCCCGGCAAGCTCGGCGAGGGCCGCTTCGCCGCCGCGGACTTCATGCGGGAGATCCAGGGGCTCTCCGCGCGCTTCCGCCCCCTGCGTATCGACGGCGACGACTACCGGCACCGGGGACTGCCCGAGGCGCCCGCCCCGCTCACCACCGAGCAGGTGACACGCGCCGCGCACGCGACCGCGCGCTCGACCGGGGCCGGCACCGCCAGCCTGGACGACTTCCCCTCTCTCCTCGCCCACCTCGCCACCGTCCACCCCAGCCGCTACGGCGCGCTGACGGAGGGGCTGCGGGTCGCCTGCTTCACGGACGTGGGCCCGGTGCCCGACCAGTCGACGGCGCTGCGTCTCGTCGTCCTGGCCGACCGGCTGTACGACCGGGAGATACCGGTTCTCGCCTCCGGGCTGCCCTTCGACCGGCTGTTCGGCGAAGAGATGTTGAACGGCGGCTACCGGAAGAAGTACTTCCGCGCGATCTCCCGTCTCACTGCCCTGGCACGCGACGCGAAGAACGTGATCGCCGAGTAA